From the Lathyrus oleraceus cultivar Zhongwan6 chromosome 4, CAAS_Psat_ZW6_1.0, whole genome shotgun sequence genome, one window contains:
- the LOC127137524 gene encoding U11/U12 small nuclear ribonucleoprotein 31 kDa protein, giving the protein MDSTAYKKIRMDKTIYKTNPKYPDPCLDPLGVSLHFSRVSQTHYRISPLLDFLYRLKKHRRTNSVAGNRTPLPETKNLNRKKMSSKKKHKQKHSDSDEDDDVFYYRYCASSSTPNTTTGTTSSNQPQSKPNNKGSSIGGTGEPLAPSKSTLYVSNLDYSLTNSDLHTLFSTFGRIARVTVRKDRHTRLSRGVAFVQFVSRNDAQRAVAELNKKILNGRTLTASIAADNGRAPEFIRKRVYNTETALYECGGHGHLSYECPKNQLGQRPRPQHKKPRQGFSGLRDRDGEEEGDEEEEEGGQIAAEKFDDNWASVVDDEAGERLLGRNINDDEGLDNNKTKKKGKKAGYFSDESDHDDDD; this is encoded by the coding sequence ATGGATAGTACTGCTTATAAAAAAATAAGAATGGATAAAACCATATATAAAACCAATCCAAAATATCCGGATCCATGTCTAGATCCGCTTGGAGTTTCGCTTCACTTCTCTAGGGTTTCTCAAACGCATTATAGAATCTCTCCACTCTTAGATTTCCTCTATAGGTTAAAGAAGCATCGGAGAACTAATTCCGTCGCCGGAAACCGAACGCCGTTGCCGGAAACAAAAAACCTGAACCGAAAAAAAATGTCAAGCAAGAAGAAACACAAACAAAAACACAGCGACAGCGATGAAGACGACGACGTTTTCTACTACCGCTACTGCGCTTCGTCCTCAACCCCCAACACCACCACCGGAACCACATCCAGTAATCAACCCCAATCAAAACCGAACAACAAAGGATCATCAATAGGAGGAACAGGTGAACCCTTAGCACCATCAAAATCGACGCTATACGTTTCTAATCTAGATTACTCCCTAACAAACTCCGATCTCCATACGCTCTTCTCTACTTTCGGCCGCATCGCGCGTGTAACCGTTCGCAAAGACCGTCACACGCGCCTAAGCCGCGGTGTCGCGTTTGTCCAATTCGTTTCTCGTAATGACGCCCAACGCGCCGTGGCGGAGTTGAATAAGAAGATTCTCAATGGAAGGACTCTAACTGCTTCTATTGCTGCTGATAATGGACGTGCTCCGGAGTTTATTCGGAAGCGCGTGTACAATACTGAGACTGCTTTGTATGAGTGTGGGGGGCATGGTCATTTGTCGTATGAGTGTCCTAAGAATCAGTTGGGGCAGAGGCCGCGGCCTCAGCATAAGAAGCCGCGACAGGGATTTAGTGGGCTGAGGGATAGGGATGGGGAGGAGGAAGGTgatgaggaggaggaggagggtGGTCAGATTGCTGCGGAGAAGTTTGACGATAATTGGGCTTCTGTTGTGGATGATGAAGCGGGTGAAAGGCTGCTGGGGAGAAACATAAATGATGATGAGGGTTTGGACAACAACAAGACgaagaagaaagggaagaaaGCTGGGTATTTCAGTGATGAGAgtgatcatgatgatgatgattga